Proteins co-encoded in one Arachis hypogaea cultivar Tifrunner chromosome 11, arahy.Tifrunner.gnm2.J5K5, whole genome shotgun sequence genomic window:
- the LOC112723357 gene encoding uncharacterized methyltransferase At2g41040, chloroplastic-like codes for MASSPLHRLQFPKCHYLSLKSEFDPRLGFPSYSTLTIPAAINNSSSLVMDTEIEKDYFACPICYEPLIRKGPSGLNLSAIYRSGFKCKRCRKSFSSKDKYLDLTVTSGLLDYTENQPYLTELFRSPFVSFLYERGWRQNFNLGGFPGPEEEFKMAQDYFQSAKGGCIVDVSCGTGLISRKFAKSGSYSGVVALDFSENMLRQCYDFINKDDILLKANLALVRADVCRLPFSSGSVDAVHAGAALHCWPSPSNSVAEISRILRSGGIFVGTTFLRYSSTTPLIVRLFRESFSRTHKFLTEQEIEGLCMSCGLINYTSKVHQSFIIFSAQKP; via the exons ATGGCTTCTTCTCCTCTTCATCGACTACAATTCCCAAAATGCCACTATCTTTCTTTGAAATCCGAGTTTGACCCTCGCCTAGGCTTTCCCTCCTACTCAACACTAACTATTCCTGCTGCTATTAATAATAGTTCATCTCTTGTTATGGACACG GAAATAGAAAAGGACTATTTTGCATGCCCAATATGTTATGAACCACTCATAAGAAAAGGTCCCTCTGGCCTTAACTT ATCAGCAATATACAGATCAGGTTTCAAGTGTAAAAGATGCAGAAAATCATTCTCTAGTAAAGATAAGTATCTTGATTTGACGGTTACTTCTGGATTATTGGACTACACTGAAAACCAACCATATCTCACTGAGCTTTTCAG GAGTCCATTTGTTTCATTTTTGTACGAAAGAGGTTGGCGTCAGAATTTCAATCTAGGAGGCTTTCCAGGTCCTGAAGAAGAG TTCAAAATGGCTCAAGACTACTTTCAATCTGCTAAAGGTGGCTGCATCGTCGATGTTAGCTGTGGAACTGGCTTGATTTCGCGAAAATTCGCCAAGTCTGGATCATATTCTGGAGTGGTGGCGCTGGATTTTTCTGAAAACATGCTTCGCCAGTGTTATGATTTCATCAACAAAGATGACATTCTTTTGAAAGC TAATCTTGCTCTTGTAAGAGCAGATGTTTGTAGGCTTCCTTTCTCATCTGGTTCTGTTGATGCCGTCCACGCCGGCGCCGCCTTGCATTGTTGGCCATCTCCCTCCAATTCT GTCGCTGAAATTAGCCGGATTCTAAGAAGTGGTGGAATCTTTGTTGGAACCACTTTTCTCCGTTACTCTTCTACAACCCCATTAATTGTGCGCTTATTCAGAGAG AGTTTTTCAAGGACACATAAATTCTTAACAGAGCAAGAAATTGAAGGGCTTTGCATGTCATGTGGTCTCATCAATTACACAAGCAAAGTTCATCAGTCCTTTATCATCTTCTCTGCTCAGAAGCCTTAG
- the LOC112723358 gene encoding protein CHLORORESPIRATORY REDUCTION 6, chloroplastic produces MAGTMKLKPLLPLSPLPEQATTSSISRISYGLFTSLPIPHASASHRPQVSVSVAFNPRGNFDISLFDEDNDATKAEHPMPPTEGRFEVVIDNDVVTRLDLSPFQAATGIKSPSLVNPKDFLERRIGFTINYAREDPGDPRELSEFPEIRLWFVRLDATYPWLPILLDWRAGELARYAAMLVPHQMNMKMGVVFNPEALELFVMNKVFVAYSWLKHHDIPMPKLRTKDMATMLGFGIGDELYDLIDKHPLHLSSSSNEERV; encoded by the exons ATGGCTGGCACCATGAAGTTGAAGCCATTGCTTCCACTCTCTCCTTTGCCTGAACAAGCCACTACTTCTTCAATTTCACGCATTTCCTACGGCTTATTCACCTCTCTTCCGATTCCTCATGCTTCTGCTTCACACAGACCACAGGTTTCGGTCTCGGTAGCATTCAATCCCCGTGGCAACTTCGACATCTCTTTATTTGATGAGGATAATG ATGCTACTAAAGCTGAACATCCAATGCCTCCAACTGAAGGCCGATTCGAAGTTGTTATCGACAATGATGTTGTGACTCGCCTCGACTTGTCCCCTTTTCAGGCTGCAACAGGAATCAAGTCCCCTTCTTTAG TAAATCCAAAGGATTTTCTGGAGCGTAGAATTGGATTTACCATAAACTACGCTCGAGAAGATCCTGGGGATCCGCGAGAATTATCAGAGTTCCCTGAAATCAGGCTCTGGTTTGTGAGGCTTGATGCTACCTATCCATGGCTGCCTATCTTGTTGGACTGGAGAGCAGGCGAGCTTGCTCGCTATGCTGCAATGTTGGTTCCTCACCAG ATGAATATGAAAATGGGAGTTGTATTCAACCCAGAGGCATTAGAACTGTTTGTTATGAACAAAGTGTTTGTTGCATATTCATGGTTGAAGCATCATGACATTCCCATGCCTAAATTAAGGACAAAAGATATGGCCACAATGCTTGGATTTGGGATTGGAGATGAACTATACGACTTAATTGACAAACATCCTCTTCatctatcatcatcatcaaatgaGGAACGTGTATGA
- the LOC112724122 gene encoding uncharacterized protein, which yields MMKPSFVAYLILLSLILTRVQGIRVIMEHNKQHKEEESAALLKRSSNGCKFKEEEECTGKIKNRKLVTTTTLTTIPKNNDEADEQHFPALNNGTTRNYMKVVNNEAEGIKVNKPATSSKSKKDDENYYPDMEDIVEMDYSPARRKPPIHN from the exons ATGATGAAGCCTTCTTTTGTAGCTTATCTTATTCTTTTGTCACTCATTCTTACAAGAGTTcaag GGATTCGAGTTATAATGGAACATAACAAACAACAT AAAGAGGAGGAAAGTGCTGCTTTGTTGAAAAGAAGTAGTAATGGATGCAAAttcaaagaggaagaagaatgcaCAG GAAAGATAAAGAATAGGAAACTTGTTACCACTACTACCCTCACCACCATTCCAAAG AATAATGATGAAGCTGATGAGCAGCACTTCCCAGCACTAAATAATGGAACCACAAGAAATTATATGAAAGTAGTGAATAATGAAGCTGAGggtataaaagtaaataaaccaGCTACTTCTTCAAAGAGCAAGAAGGATGATGAGAACTACTACCCTGACATGGAAGACATTGTTGAGATGGATTATTCTCCGGCAAGGAGAAAGCCTCCCATACACAACTGA
- the LOC112723356 gene encoding protein RGF1 INDUCIBLE TRANSCRIPTION FACTOR 1 produces MIMGYKPAWLEALYREKFFVGCSYHEKAKKNEKNVCCLDCCISICPHCFPSHRFHRLLQVRRYVYHDVVRLEDLQKLIDCSNVQPYTINSAKVVFIKNRPQNRQFKSSGNYCTSCDRSLQEPFIHCSLSCKVEFVLKHYKDLSPYLRTCKTLQLGPDFLIPQIQEMGEEEMTTTGGSSSTIVDSDEPMSSCYSWGSSSGSENMSMGCSTDQNIVRKKRSGWKVCARLMTNSSTNKVSDEDMATSISRRKGIPHRSPLC; encoded by the exons ATGATCATG GGATACAAgcctgcatggttggaagcactATACAGAGAGAAGTTCTTTGTGGGATGTTCGTACCATGAGAAGGCGAAGAAGAACGAGAAGAACGTGTGCTGCTTGGATTGCTGCATAAGCATATGTCCACACTGCTTCCCTTCTCACCGCTTCCATAGGCTTCTTCAGGTTCGCCGTTACGTTTACCATGACGTCGTCAGATTAGAAGATCTTCAGAAACTCATTGACTGCTCCAACGTCCAACCTTACACCATTAACAGCGCCAAAGTTGTCTTCATCAAGAACAGGCCTCAGAACCGCCAATTCAAATCCTCCGGCAATTACTGCACTTCCTGTGACCGTAGCCTTCAAGAGCCTTTTATTCATTGCTCTCTTTCATGCAAG GTGGAATTTGTGCTGAAACACTACAAGGATCTATCACCATACTTAAGGACATGCAAGACCCTACAGCTAGGTCCAGACTTCTTGATCCCACAAATTCAGGAGATGGGGGAGGAGGAGATGACAACTACTGGAGGTTCATCATCAACAATTGTGGACAGTGATGAGCCAATGAGTTCTTGCTATTCATGGGGTTCGTCATCAGGATCAGAGAACATGAGCATGGGTTGCAGTACTGATCAGAACAtagtgaggaagaagaggagtggATGGAAGGTGTGTGCAAGGCTAATGACAAATTCCAGCACCAACAAAGTTTCGGATGAAGACATGGCCACCAGTATCAGTAGGAGAAAAGGCATTCCTCATAGATCTCCTCTATGTTAA
- the LOC140176282 gene encoding uncharacterized protein, with amino-acid sequence MKHREVYDWFVRKCNVYLNSTCITRALKAARKVVEGDEIAQYGLVWNYANELLTSNPGSTIQVAVIPMPQSTPLFDHFYVCIDACKMGFKAACGQDANNHIFVIAYAIVNVENKDNWKWFLELLHRDLGDYRENKWCFISDMQKMWDYIDLKSFRVFGSLQGLIPAVQEVTTNEFNRNMNRVKLINQKAWEYLDKWPKDTWTKAHFSEVLKVDNICNNACESFNAKIKHERSKPILTLAEEVRRIIMNIIVDNRKKLQNYQGIIPPVQQSRLEAMTTLSIHWDPQWFRDEKEELYEVHGWPTDMVVDLGKHTCSCRFWQLTGNKDKNDNRAEEYCHDWLKMEAYRKTYCFNVNPVKGQDLWKKTPHLAPVPPPFKAKPGRPTKKRKRDKDEQPTGSKTKIKRKHNPIRCMYCGEIRHNKRSCAKKKVMEAEEHARQLQLQLAVVSPAADGAKPEVNSVPDEHNPAPTMIDISQSESIPPTQDTQQVV; translated from the exons ATGAAGCATCGAGAGGTTTATGACTGGTTTGTCAGAAAGTGCAACGTGTATCTCAATAGCACATGCATTACAAGAGCTTTGAAAGCTGCTAGGAAAGTAGTGGAGGGTGATGAGATAGCACAATATGGGTTGGTGTGGAACTATGCCAATGAGTTGCTGACTAGCAACCCCGGATCCACAATACAAGTAGCTGTTATTCCCATGCCTCAGAGTACTCCCCTGTTTGATCATTTCTATGTTTGTATTGATGCCTGCAAGATGGGGTTTAAGGCAG CGTGTGGACAAGATGCTAACAATCACATCTTTGTGATTGCTTATGCGATTGTCAATGTCGAAAACAAAGACAATTGGAAGTGGTTCCTTGAGTTACTGCACAGGGACCTGGGAGACTACAGAGAGAACAAATGGTGCTTCATTTCAGACATGCAAAAG ATGTGGGACTATATTGATTTAAAATCTTTTCGTGTGTTTGGTTCCTTGCAGGGTTTAATACCAGCTGTTCAGGAAGT GACAACAAATGAGTTCAACCGAAACATGAACAGAGTTAAGCTAATCAATCAGAAAGCTTGGGAATATCTCGATAAATGGCCTAAGGATACATGGACAAAGGCGCATTTCAGTGAAGTTCTAAAGGTGGATAACATATGCAACAATGCTTGTGAGTCTTTCAATGCAAAAATCAAGCATGAAAGGAGCAAGCCCATCCTGACATTAGCTGAGGAAGTTAGAAGAATCATCATGAATATTATTGTTGACAATAGGAAGAAGTTACAGAACTATCAAGGGATTATCCCCCCTGTTCAGCAGAGTAGACTTGAAGCCATGACAACGTTGTCTATCCACTGGGATCCTCAATGGTTcagagatgaaaaagaagaactcTATGAAGTTCATGGCTGGCCAACTGATATGGTGGTTGACCTGGGAAAGCACACATGCAGCTGTCGCTTTTGGCAACTCACAGGTAACAAG GATAAGAATGACAACAGGGCTGAAGAGTATTGTCATGACTGGTTGAAGATGGAAGCGTATAGGAAGACTTATTGTTTCAATGTCAATCCAGTGAAAGGACAGGATCTGTGGAAAAAAACTCCACACCTAGCTCCAGTCCCACCACCATTTAAGGCCAAGCCTGGAAGACcaacgaagaaaaggaaaagggacaaAGATGAGCAACCAACTGGGTCAAAGACAAAGATAAAGAGGAAGCATAACCCTATCAGATGCATGTATTGTGGTGAGATAAGACACAACAAGAGAAGCTGTGCAAAGAAGAAAGTTATGGAAGCTGAGGAGCATGCCAGGCAGCTGCAGCTGCAACTAGCTGTGGTTTCCCCTGCTGCAGATGGGGCTAAGCCTGAAGTAAACTCTGTCCCAGATGAACATAATCCAGCTCCAACAATGATTGACATTAGCCAATCTGAAAGCATTCCACCAACCCAAGATACACAACAGGTTGTATAA